The following are encoded in a window of Alosa sapidissima isolate fAloSap1 chromosome 12, fAloSap1.pri, whole genome shotgun sequence genomic DNA:
- the gng12b gene encoding guanine nucleotide-binding protein G(I)/G(S)/G(O) subunit gamma-12, which translates to MSSKMQSSNNIAQARRTVQQLRIEANMERIKVSKASADLMHYCGEHAKYDPLLMGIPASENPFKDKKPCTIL; encoded by the exons ATGTCATCCAAAATGCAGAGTTCAAATAACATCGCCCAGGCTAGGAGGACTGTACAGCAGCTGAGAATAGAGGCCAACATGGAGAGGATAAAG GTGTCGAAGGCCTCTGCAGACCTCATGCACTACTGTGGAGAGCATGCCAAGTACGACCCTCTTCTCATGGGAATCCCAGCCTCAGAAAACCCCTTCAAAGACAAGAAGCCCTGCACCATATTGTAG